In Geotalea uraniireducens, the genomic window GGCAGCAGGCCGAGCAGCCCGGCCCACAGGCGGTCAGTTCCGTCGTTTCGGCCGTCATGTTGGTCACCAGCACCGTTTCGGCCTGCTCGGCAAGCCGCGCCATGGTCTCGCCAATGGCGGGAGCGCCGACGGCCCTTGCCAGGCCGGACAGGGTCATGGCAGTAATCTCGGCGGTGTAGGCGGCGAAGTCGAAATCGTTGCTTGGCATGGCTGCTCCGTCCGGCCGGCAATCCTGCGGTCGTGGCCGGAAACAGGTGTCGGGCCGTTCTGGCGTTACACTTCTTCTCAATTGTAATTGCGGCCGGGCGATCGTCAACCCGGCGGAGCCGGTAGCGGGCCGCACTTTTTATTTGCGGCGCTGGCGGTACCGGCCTATGATAGGGCCGTTCGGGTCCGGCCATCGGGCCAGCTTGCCATCGAGAGGAGCATTGCATGCGATTTATCAATACCGGGCGGGTGGTGGCCGCCCAGCTGACCACGCCGGCCGAGAATCCGCTGCTGACGGAGGACAGTCGGCTTATCGACGTCTGGTTCGAGGGGGCGGTGGTCCGTAAGCAGCTGTTCAAGAAGGTTACCAAGGCGGAGGAAGAATCCTTTGTCGCCCGGCTCCTGGCGGCGGGGTTCGTCCGCTCGGGCAATCTGTTGCTCGATCCCGCCGCGATCCTCTTTGCCGAGATGGAGAATCAGTTCGTTGGCGGGCTGGTCACTATCGGCTTCCAGGAAAACGGTAAGCCGCTCGAACTGAAGGTGAGCGGCAAGGTATTCGCCGATCTGTGCGACCGGCTCGCCGGCCATGGCCCCGCTTGAGGACGACCCGGTAAAATGCTTGCCACTGTTTGCTGCCGTCCGGTCTGCTTCTGGTATACTGTCGCCTTATGAATCGTCAGCTCTTCGTCGGTCGCAAGATACTCCGGATTCCTCCCTGTGGTTACCAAGTGGCGCGGGGACGGATCATCATGTCCACCCTCCTCGGGTCCTGCGTGGCGGCCTGCCTTTACGACCCGGAAAACGGCGTGGCCGGGATGAACCATTTCATGCTGAGCAATCGTCGCTATGCCCGCGAGATGCCCTTCAGCATCACCGAAGCGGGACGTTACGGCATCCATGCCATGGAGTTGCTGATCAACGCGCTGATGCGGCACGGGGCGCGGCGGGCCAACCTGCGGGCCAAGGCCTTCGGCGGCGCTTCGATCTTTACCAATCGGGACGTCGTCGGCAATTTCTCCTGCGTTGGCAGTGTGAATTGCCGTTTCATCCGGGAATTCCTCGATAACGAAGGAATTCCGCTCGTTGCCTCCGACCTGGGGGGGGAGCGGGGGCGGGTCATCTATTTCGATGGGGGCGACTATTCGGTGTATGTCCGCCGGATGAGCGGGCGGCGCAATATCGTCGTGGCGGAGCGCGACCGGAGCCTCTGGCAGCAGAGCGTGGAAGAGCATGACCGGGAGGCCGCCGGCATCGACCTCTGGCTGCCGGGGCAACCCCGTTACTGACGGAATGCGCCAGCGGCCGGGAACTGCCTGCCCGGCCGGCCATGGGCGACAAACGTGGCTGCGGAGGCCACACCGGACGGGGGAAGTGGGCGATGACCCTTTTTTCACCTGTTTTTCGCAAACATCGCACCATTCGCCGGATCAGGCTCTACTTGGCGATTGCTCTGGCGGGGTGGACGGCGTTACTGGCCCTGTCGATCATGCTGGAGCTCTCCTCGCTGCGCGGCAATACCGAGCAGACTGCCAGAGCCGAGGCCCTGATGGCCTACGAAAAAGATGCTCTCTACCGGCGCTGGGCGTCCCGGCGCGGCGGCGTCTATGTTGAGGCATCACCCGATTCGCCGCCGAACCTGCATCTCTCCCATGTCACCGAACGGGATATCATTACCCCCTCAGGCCGCCATCTCACCCTTGTCAACCCTGCCTACATGACCCGCCAGGTTTTTCAGACCGCCAAGGAGTTTGCCGGTCCCCAGGGGCATATTGCCAGTCTTCGCCCCCTCTACCACGGCAACCAGCCCGACTCGTGGGAGGCGAAATGTCTCCGTTCCTTCGAACGGGGGACCACCGAGGCCAGCTCGGTCGAGTCGATGGCCGGCCAGCCCTACATGCGCTTCATGCGCCCCTTCATCGCTGAGGAGTCCTGTCTCAAGTGCCATGGCGTCCAGGGGTACAAAGTAGGTGATGTGGTCGGCGGCATCAGCGTCGCCGTACCGATGGCCGGCCTGCTCGCCGCCCAGCAGGAGGAGGTGTGGCAGATCTGGGGCTGGCACGGACTGCTCTGGCTCCTCGGCTGCGTCGTCATCGGCTGGGGCGGACGCCGTATCGGCCTCGATACGGTGGCCCTCGTCACCCAGGAGGAGCGCCTGACCGAGCGGAACGAAGAGCTGGTGATGACCGAGGAAGAGCTGCGACAGCAGGTAGACGAGTATCAGCAGGCCCAGAACGAGCTCCAGGCGGAGAAGAACAAACTGGAAACGATCATGGCCAGCATGGGAGACGGGCTGATTATCGTCGCTCCCGATTACCGGATCATCTATCAGAACCGGGTGATAACCGCCCTGTTCGGCGATCGGACCGGTGAACTCTGTTACCAGGCCTACCGAGGGAAGGCTGAGCGGTGTCTCGATTGTCCGGTCGACCAATCGTTTGCCGACGGCAGGCCCCATACCGAAGAGCTGACCTTGCAGAATGCCGGGCGGGAACTCTGTTTCGAGGTCATCGCCTCGCCGCTACGGGACTGGAACGGCTCCATCGTGGCGGTGGTGGCGGTGCTGCGCGATGTTACCGAACGGAAGAAGGCCCAACGGGAGATGGAACGGCTAAATGCCTCCCTTGAGGAACGGGTTTACGAGCGGACTGCCCTCCTGGAGTCGGAAATCAGGCAGCGGGAAGCCGCCCAGTACGAGATCGGCCTGTTGAACGAAGACCTGATGCGGCGCACGTTGCAGCTCGAACAGAGCAACCGGGAACTGGAATCGTTCAGCTATTCGGTGTCCCATGATCTGCGAGCCCCACTGCGCCACATCAATGGTTTCAGCCATGCCCTGGCCGAGGAGTTCGGCGACCTCCTGAACGAGGAGTGCCGCGGCTACCTGCAGCGGATCGATACCGCCGCCAGCCGGATGGGGGTGTTGATCGACGACCTGCTGTCGTTGGCGCGGGTGACCCAGGCGGAGATGCGCCACGAGCGGGTCGATCTGAGCGGCCTCTGCGTCCAGGTGCTGAAACAGCTGCAGGAGACCGCCCCGGCCCGGCAGGTGGAGTGGACCGTTGCCCCGGATGTTGCTGCCTGCGGCGATCCGTTGCTGCTGCGCCAGCTCATGGAAAACCTGCTCGGCAATGCCTGGAAGTATACGGGAAACGCCGACGTTGCCCGGATCGAATTCGGTCGGACTGAGTGGGAGGGGACCCCCTGCTGTTTTATCCGCGATAACGGGGTCGGCTTCGACATGCAGTATGCCGACAAGCTCTTCAAAGCGTTCCAGCGGTTGCACGGTACCGAGTTCGAAGGAAGCGGCATCGGCCTGGCAACTGTCCAGCGGATCATTGCCCGCCATGGCGGCCGGATCTGGGCGGAGTCGGCGGTCGGCTGCGGGGCGACATTCTATTTTGTCCTTCCCGGTTGTCCTGACCGCTAGCCATCTCCGCCAAGGGACGAATATCGTCAATGGAAGCTTCCCCGCGGCGAGGCGGCATCCCCGCCGCCGAACGGCGGACGCGGGCCGGTGGGGCCTGCCCGCGTCTCCTCTCCCGAAGATTGCAACGGCATGCTTCGTGCTAGAACGGTGGTACGGCGAATACCATGCCGGACAATCCGCAGGGGGGGCAGCTATGAAAGGCATCTGGGGGGGAGGAGTAGTGCTGGCGCTGGTACTGGCCGTGCTGATCGGCACGGTGCAGATTGCCGGCGCCAAGCAGGTTTATCTCAAGGACGGCGGGGTAATCGATTGCCGGTCGGCCTGGCGGGATGACGGGCGCGTGCAGGTGCTGGTCAACCGCGATACGCTGGTAACTCTCGGTACCGACGAGGTCGATCTGCCCAGGACCTTTGGCCGCCCTGCGGCAAAGCAGCTCCGGCAGAAACATCACCGTGGTCATCATCGTTCTGCGGGGCACGGCGCTGCGGCGGCTACAGCTGCCGACCCGCCGCCCGCGGCCGGCGATCCGGCGCCTGCCGGCGCTGTTGTCGACCCGGCTACCCCACCGGTCAAACCGGAACCCGCGCTGGCGTCGCCAGCCGTTCCGCATGTCGCTCCTTCCGCCGAACCGCCCCGGCAGCAATCACAGCCGACGGTGGGCATCCCGGCTCCGGCACCGGTGCCGGCCAATTCGATTCCGCCGAACGTCGCGCTGTTCCTCTCGACGTTTGGTACCTCGCTGGTCGCGGTGCTGGTCGTGCTGTTCCTCTTTTTCCTGGCGGTCTACTGGAAAGTCTACGTCAAGGCCGGAGAACCGGGCTGGAGCAGCCTGATCCCATTTTATAACCTGTTCATCCTGGTGAAGATCGCCGGCAAGCCGTGGTGGTGGTTCCTGCTGCTGTTCCTGCCGCTCGTCAATATCATCGTCGCCGTGCTGCTTCACCTGGCGCTGGCGGCCCGCTTCGGCAAGGGGGTGTTGTTCGGGCTCGGCCTGGCTTTCCTCGGTTTTATCTTCTTCCCGATTCTGGCCTTCGGCAAGGCGGAATACCAGCCGCTGATCCCGTCGCCGGCGGGAGCCTAGCGGCGGCCGGCGTTTTCTAACGGTGGGTGGCGATGATGGCGAGCATCTCCTCTTCCATGGTCGTCCGGGGGAAGACGGTGATCCGTCCCAGTTCCCGACCGTCGCGGATAAAGATGAAGACCGGCACGCTGTCGATGTCGAAGCGGTCCGCCAGGCCGATTCCATCGTCTTTGAGCCGGTCCACGGCATCGAGTTCCAGGGTGAGTCGCGAGTTGGCGGTGACGTCGAGGGTCTTCAGCAGTGTTGGCACTTCGCTGCGCGAATCGAGGCACCAGGTGCCGAAAAAGACCACGATCCGAGTTGGCCGGTCGATCCGGCGCAAGGCGGCGATCACCTTGGCCTGTGGCTGATAGGCCGCGGCATTGTCCCGGAAGATCGGGAAGGCGGCATAGAGCGCGGCCGGCGTAGTCGGACCGCGCAGGTCCTTGCCGGCCGGTTTCGCCCCCCACGCCGGCAGCGCGCTGCATGAGACGATCAGTGCCATCACCGCAAGAAATCGCATAATTCCTCCCCTTTTCGCCGTCGCGGCGAGTTGCCCCGTGGCTCTCATGAGAAGGTTTACCACGGGGCGCCGCCGTTGTCCATCGCGCCACGTTCCGTAGCCCCGGGGTGGATTTTCACTTTTGTGCGTCGACGGTTTAGGGTATTCTTGAAAACTTGTGCCGCTAACCGTTCCCTCCACCAAGGAGTTCCCATGAACGACCATCTGATTCCGCGCACGGAGTCGGCTTACTCATACCCGCTGCTGATCAAGAACCTCCTCCAGGCGCCGCTGGTTGCCGCTCCGGACCAGGAGATCGTCTACCGAGATTCGCTTCGTTATACCTACCGTACCCTGGGGGAGCGGATCTGCCGACTGGCCAATGTCCTGACCAGTCTCGGCGTCAAGGCCGGCGACACGGTGGCGGTAATGGACTGGGACAGCCATCGCTACCTGGAGTGTTTCTTCGCCGTGCCGATGATCGGCGCAGTGCTTCACACCATCAACGTCCGGCTCTCTCCTGAACAGATCCTCTATACCATCGACCATGCGGAAGACGATGTCCTTCTGGTCAACAGCGAGTTCGTGCCGCTGCTCGAGCAGATCAAGGGGCGGCTCGATACGGTCAGGACATTCGTGCTGTTGACTGACGACCGCAAGCCGGTTGCCGGTTCCATCCCGTTCGCCGGGGAATACGAGGAACTGCTGGCGGCGGCGCCAACCTCCTTCGATTTTCCCGACTTCGACGAGAATACCCGGGCGACTACATTCTATTCGACCGGCACCACCGGCTTGCCCAAGGGGGTCTATTTCAGCCATCGCCAGCTGGTGCTCCATACCTTCGCTACCGTTGCCGCCCTGGCGACGCCTTTGACCCACGGCCGGTTCCATCGCCAGGACGTCTACATGCCGATTACCCCGATGTTCCACGTCCATGCCTGGGGACTTCCCTACGTTGCAACCATGCTGGGAGTCAAGCAGGTCTATCCGGGGCGCTACGTCCCCGAACAATTGCTCGAACTGATCGCCCGCGAGCGGGTGACCTTTTCCCACTGTGTGCCGACCATCCTCCATATGCTGCTGAAAAGCCCTGCGTCCGCCACTGTCGATCTGGCCGGCTGGAAAGTGATCATCGGCGGGGCCAGCATGTCCCGGACCCTCTGTCTGGAGGCGCTGCAGCGGGGGATCGATCTCTTCACCGGTTACGGGATGTCGGAAACCTGCCCGATTCTCACCCTGGCACACCTGACCCCGGAGATGCTGGCGCGCCCGGCGGCGGAGCAGGCCGAGATTCGCTGCAAGACCGGCATCCCGTTGCCGCTGGTACATCTCCGGCTGGTGGACGAACAGTTCCGCGATGTCCCCCGCGATGGCCAGAGTACCGGTGAACTGGTGGTCCGCGCGCCCTGGCTCACCCAGGGGTATCTGAAAGATCACAAGGCGTCGGCGAAGCTGTGGGAGGGGGGGTGGCTCCATACCAGCGATGTGGCGAACATCGATCCCCATGGCTATGCGAAGATTACCGACCGGACCAAGGACGTGATCAAGGTGGCGGGGGAATGGCTCTCTTCGCTGGAACTGGAGGATCTGCTCGTCCATCACCCGGCGGTGGCGGAAGTGGCGGTGATCGGCCAGCCCGACGAGAAGTGGGGGGAGCGTCCCCTGGCGCTCGTGGTGACCAAGCCGGACCAGCAGCCGCCGGTGACGGAAAAGCAGCTGCTCCATCATGTGCGCGAGTACGCCGAAAAAGGGCTGATCTCCAAGCAGGTAGTGCTGCTGCGGCTGCGGTTCGTCGCTGCCATCGACAAGACCAGCGTCGGCAAAACCAACAAGGTCGCCCTGCGTGAGAAATATCTGTAACGAGAGAGGATCGGGATTGCGATGATCAAACGGCAGACAACCATCAACAGGATCTTCCGGCTGAGCGGCATCGGCCTGCATACCGGCCGGACCGTCACCCTCGAATTCCTCCCCCGGCGGGAGTTCGGCATCGCCTTCGTCAATAACGGCCAGCTGATCCCTGCCCGCTACGACATGGTGGCCGATACCCGCCTGTCGACGCAGATCGCCGCCGGCGGCGCCTCGGTGGCGACCATCGAGCACCTGATGGCCGCTTTCTACTATTCGGGGATCACCAACTGTCTGGTCTACATCGACGGCCCCGAGGTGCCGATTATGGATGGCTCGGCCTGGGAGTTCTACCACGAGATATGGCGGGCCGGCGTTTACGAGTTCCCCGAGCCGGGCGTCTACCTGCAGGTGACCCGGCCCGTCGAAGTGCGGCACAACGACGCCTGGGTGCGGATCAAGCCGCTCAATACCCTCGACATCACCATGACCATCGAGTTCCGGCCGCCGGTGGGGAAACAGCGCAAGCGGGTGATGGACGTGGAGAATGCCGTTTCGATCATCAACTCGCGGACCTTCGTCCTCCACGAGGAGATCGAGGCGATCCGCAAGGCCGGGCTGGCCAAGGGGGGATCCCTCGACAACGCCGTGGTGATCGGCGGCGAGAGCATCGTCAACCCCCAGGGGCTCCGCTACAAGAAGGAACTGGTGAACCACAAGATCCTCGACCTGATCGGCGACCTCTATACCTGCGGTTACCGGTTGCTCGGCAAGGTGGAGGCGCACAAGACCGGTCACTACCTGAACAACCTGCTATTGCGGGAAATCTTTTCCGATCCGGAAAATTACGCTATCTACTGAAGGCCGGAGGGCTCGCGCCCTCCGTAACAATGATCAAATCTTGCCCAACAGCCGGAGCAGGCCGTCGAGAATGGTAACCGGGTGGGGAGGGCAGCCGGGGATGTAGAGGTCGACCGGGACGAGGTCGCCGATGCCGTTGTGCGCTGCCGGGGAGTCGAGGTAAGGCCCGCCGTTGATGGCGCAGGCGCCGCAGGCGACGACGATCTTCGGCGCCGGGATCGCCTCGTAGGTCATCAGCAGCGCTTCGCGCATGTTTTCGCTGACCGGGCCGGTGACCCAGAGGCCGTCGGCATGGCGGGGCGAGGCGACGAACTGGATGCCGAAGCGTCCCAGGTCCCAGCCGATGGTCGACAGGACGTTGGTGTCCGCTTCGCAGGCGTTGCAGCCGGCAGCGCTTACTTCGCGGAACTTCAGCGAGCGGCCGAACAGCGCCCGGGTCCGTTCCTCCAGGGCGCAGGCCAGGATTCGTTCGGCGCCCGGGCGGACGAGCAACTCCTCGCGGCGGTTGGCCGCCAGCCGGGGATCGGTGGTGAAGCTGATCGCCTCGTGGGGGCAGGCGGTGGCGCATTCCGGGCAGAAGAGGCATTTCCCCAGGTCGAGGGAGAGGTCGTCGGCGCAGGAGATGGCGCCGTAGGGGCAGGCGTCGGCGCAGCGGCGGCAGTCGGCCGGACACCGCTCCGTCAGGAATTCCGGGAAGCCGCGGAACCGGGGGGGAAGCGTCACCGGTTCCCGCGGATAGCGGGTCGTCCGGTGCCCCTGTTTCAGCCGGGCCAGGATCGCACGGATCATTGGCCGTGCTCCGTGGAAGGGGCGGGAGCCTCCCGCCGGCCGCCGGCAAGGTAGCCGAGCTTGAGTGAAATTTCGTCGGCGGCCTGGCGGACCTGGGGGATCAGTTCGGCGGCGAGCCGCTCGTCGGTCAGGCGCATTGCCGGTCCGGAAATGATCACCGCGGCGACGATCCGGCCGGTATGATTCCGGACCGGCGCTGCCACTCCCCGGATTCCTCGTTCCAGCTCTTCGTTGCCGACGGCGTATCCCTGTTCGGCGATCGCCGCCAGGTGGCGGGCGAGGGCCTCCCGGTCGGTGATTGTCCGGTCGGTGTAGGGGCGAAGCTCGACCCGTTCCAGATACTCGGCCAGCCGTTCCGGCGGCAGGGCGGCGAGCAGCACTTTGCCGGCGGCGGTGCAGTAGGCGGGGAGCCGGGAGCCGATCCGCGATGCCACCCGGACGGTCATGGTCGTTTCGACCGCTTCCAGGTAAGTGCTGAGATAATCGTGCATGGTGGCAATGTAGGCGGTTTCGTTGCAGACGTTCACCAAGTTCCTCAGTACCGTCTGGGCGTGGCGGAACAGTTCCGCCTGGGCAAGGAAGGTCCGGCTGATCTCGTAGGTCTTGAGCCCGAGGCGGTAGCAGCCGGTCAGCCGGTTGAGCTCCAGGTAGCCGCGCCGTTCGAGGGTCGCCACCAGCCGCTCGGTTGCCTGGGTGGTCAGTTCGAGCCGGTCGCGCATCTCCCTGATGCCGAGTTCGGCAACCTTGTCGTCGAACAGTTCCAGGAGGGTCAGGGCATTCGATACGGCCTGGATCATGTAGAACGATTTGTCGGTGCGCGGGACATTCGGTTTGCCGAGGTGTTCGGCACCTCCCTCCGGATTGGTTGTCGATTCTTTCTTTCGTCGTGCCACCGGTCGGTACTCCTTCCTACAGGTCAAAACCGCAATAAGATAGATTGAAGCTCTTGTTGCAGAGCGGGAAATCGGAAATCTGCTGGCCGCGCAGGGCCAGGGCGAGTCCCTGCCAGTTGTGGAACGAGGGGTCGGTCACCTTGTAACGGCGGAAACGGCCGGCTTCGTCGGTGATTGCCACGTGGCAGATTTCGCCACGCCACCCTTCGGTCAGCGCTACGGCGATCCGCTCGGCGTCCGGCGTCCCGGTTTGGTTGCGGCACGAGCCGACCGGCAGCTGGCCGAGCTGGTCGCCGATGAAGTCGAGGGATTTTTCCGCCTCCAGCCAGCGGACCACGGTCCGGGCGCAGACGTCACCGTGGTGGGCGGTGACCACCGGGATCTGGGCCATCCGGTAGATGCCGAACGGGTGGTCGAAGCGGACGTCCCGCTTGAGCCCGGAGGCGCGGGCTGCCGGGCCGACCAGCCCTAGTTTCTCCGCCGTTTCCAGCGGCACCGTGCCGGTATTTTCCAGCCGGCTCATCACCGACGGGGTGTCCCAGAGGAGTTTTACGGCATTGGCCAGGTCGGCGTGGGCGGCGTCGAGCCGGGCTCGCAGGTCGTCCCGGGCCGCCGGTTCGATGTCGAAGACGACGCCGCCGGGACGGAGCAGCCCCCGGCCAAAGCGGCTGCCGCACAGGACGGCGCTCATGTTGAGGAAGTCGCCCCTGATCCGGCCGCAGAAGGAGGAGGTTGGGAGGTAGCCGACGTCGCCGGCGATGGCGCCGAGGTCGCCGGTATGGTTGGCCAGTCGCTCCAACTCCAGGGCGATGCCGCGGATCACCTCCGCCCGGGCCGGCACCCGGCTCCGGGAGAGCGCTTCGACGACCATGCAGTAGGCCTGCATGTGGCCGATGGTGGTATCTCCGGCCACCGTCTCCATCTGGTAGGGGGTGCGGGGGTGGGGACCGCCGGCGAGCGCCTGCTCGATTCCCCGGTGCTGGTAGCCGAGGGAGATCTCCAGGTGCATCACCTGCTCGCCGTGGCACTGGAAGCGGAAGTGCCCCGGTTCGATGATCCCGGCGTGGACCGGGCCGACTGCCACTTCGTGGACCTCTTCCCCCTCGACCCGGTAGAACTCCATCACGCCGGGGAGGATCGGTTCTGCCGGTGCCCGGCCCCAGGCGTCGTGACCTGGGCGGAACGAGTGGTGGAAGCGGACCGGCTTCAGCCAGGGGTGGCCGGCGGGGATGATGCCGCACTGCTCGGCGATCTCTCGCTCGAAGAGGCTCACCTGGGGAGAGCGCTCGGCGAGCGAGGGGAACGACTCGCCGACGGTGGTCCGGAGCAGGCCGATCAAGCCATCGGCCTTGTAGGTGAGCACGCAGCAGAGAATCGCCCCGTCCGGCTCGGGGATGCCGAAGTAGGAGGCAACCTGCCAGCCGTGGCCGGTGGCGTCGATGATCTCCTGGAAAAAGCGGTCGCCGGCGAAGTGGGGGACCTCGGCGAACGGCAGCGCCATCCCGTTGTGGCAGGTGAGGAACGGACTCGTCACGGCCGCACCTCCAGAAGAGCGACGCCGTCGCGGAGCAGGCGCAGGAGCGGTTCGGGGATCCAGATGCCGAGGCAGAGGATGATGCCGAGCAAAAGCAGCGGCGGGGCTACGGTGAGGAAGCGATCCCGGTAGGCGGTCCGGGCGATGCCGGCCGGCACCCCTCCCATGACCAGAGGCAGCACCGTGGAGGCCATGCCGATGAAGACGATGGCCAAAAAGAGCAGGAACAGGCCGCCGATGACGTGCCGGCCCTCGACGAAGGCGCTGCTGACGATGGAAAACTCGCTGACGAAGGGGGAAAACGGCGGCGAACCGGTAATGGCGATGAAGCCGGCGAGGAACAGCCCTCCCGACCAGGGGAGTCGGGCGAGCGCCCCGCGGACCACCACCGTGCTCTTACTGTCGTAGGAGCGGTGGATGTTGCCGGAGGAGAGGAAGAGCACCCCCTTGGTCAGGCCGTTGTTTATGACATGGAACAGGGCGCCGAACAGCGCTCCCTTGCCGAGGCCAAGGGCAACGGCCATGATCCCGACGTGCTCGACGCTGGAGTAGGCGAGCATCCGCTTGAAGTCGGCCTGGCGGGCCATGAAGACGGCGGCGAAGGCCATCGAGATCAGCCCCATGGCGATCAGCGCGCTCTGGAAGAAGGCGCTTTCGCCCCCCGAGGCGAGGGCGATCTGGTAGACCCTGAGCAGCGCCAGGAAAGCGCAGTTGACCAAGCCCCCCGCCAGCAGCGCGCCGACCAGCCCCGGCGCCTCGCCGTAGGAGTCCGGTTTCCAGGCGTGGAGCGGGGCGAGCCCCATCTTCGAGCCGAAGCCGACCAGAAGGAAGATGAAGGCGGCGTGGAGCCAGCCGGGATTCAGCTCCCGGGCGACGGCGAGCAGCGGGCCGAGCAGCAGGGTGGCCTCCCGGTTGGCCAGGAGGGTCGAATAGGCGAGGAACATCAGCCCGAGCAGGGCGAGGGCGATGCCGACCGAACAGATCAGCAG contains:
- a CDS encoding proton-conducting transporter membrane subunit, whose amino-acid sequence is MLYALVLLPLFGALVAWVVPSSRFRPLVLPATALPHLVLTACVLIETPPPSPGGWFYLDPLGKIVLVSIALLFSVCAVYAVGYLGYRRERPNRVLCMGLLALLSAMTLVTICQHLGMLWVAVETTTVTMAPLIYFNRNARSIEATWKYLLICSVGIALALLGLMFLAYSTLLANREATLLLGPLLAVARELNPGWLHAAFIFLLVGFGSKMGLAPLHAWKPDSYGEAPGLVGALLAGGLVNCAFLALLRVYQIALASGGESAFFQSALIAMGLISMAFAAVFMARQADFKRMLAYSSVEHVGIMAVALGLGKGALFGALFHVINNGLTKGVLFLSSGNIHRSYDSKSTVVVRGALARLPWSGGLFLAGFIAITGSPPFSPFVSEFSIVSSAFVEGRHVIGGLFLLFLAIVFIGMASTVLPLVMGGVPAGIARTAYRDRFLTVAPPLLLLGIILCLGIWIPEPLLRLLRDGVALLEVRP